AAGCCGATGAGACCACACCAGCCATTTCGGACGACCAACAGGATGCAACGCTCAAGAGCCTTGTTGCAGCCGGCACAACAGCCACTGAAGCACGCATCTCACAGTAAGGCGGGACAGCAGGACGTCGGTTGCACCACGTCATGCCTGATCCTGACACCTGCCAAAGCCCCGCTGAATCCCGCAGTGGGGCTTTGATCTTGATGGTCACACGCCAGTTCATTGGCCCAGGCCTGTCGGCTGTTTCTTGCTCTTTCGTGTCCTGCGGGGCTGGTGCGACATAACCTCCGGGCGAAGTCGAATTGGAGATGCCTTGAGCTCGGATGTGGGAGTGGGAAGCTTCCCCAGGGCAGCCTGCATTAGCCTGAGGTGCGCCACTTCCGTATAGGTCCCTTCGTTCACGTCCTTGTTCACATGTCCGAGGATGTCCTTGCGGATTTCTGAACCGACGCCTGCCTGTTTCATTTCATTGTTGCACCAGTGACGGAACGAATGAAACACCTTTCGTTCCTCCTTTGCCTTTGGCAGTGCAGCCTCTTTCATCTTCCGCCAGTCATCGTGGAAGACATCGCCCATGGGAGTGGATTCTGCGACAGCCAGAAGTTCAGGAAACAGCAGTGTGTGCTTTGCCCTTCGGATTGCTTGGACATAGTCCAGGATGCCCAGACGAATGAGTTCCGGATGTAGCGGGACATGACGATTCGACGCTGGTGTCTTCAAGCCGCGCACGTCGGTGGGGGTGAGCTTTATTCCCCAAATGCCTTCAAATTCGGTGATGTCATCAAGCTGGAGGCCGCAAATCTCTTCACGACGTGCACCATGGTAGGCTGCAATAAGTGGCACCCAATAACGTGCGTCATGAACGATGACGGCGTCATTGTAGTCATCGTTTTCGTCCAAGGTTGTGCCGGTCCAGATTGGGAGCCGGAACAAGGCCTGAAGGTCACCGGTTGTAAATGGCGGACGTTCACTCTCGGAATTTCCACGAGCCTTGGCCCTGAGTTTGGAAATGCCATCGTAGCTCTCCCACGAATAGCCATATGCCTCGCACATGCCCGCAATATTGGCCATGTTGTTCATGTGACGATTGATCGTCGACCTTGTCAGGCCCACTTGATCTTTTGGAAGTTTCTCTGCGCGGGCAATAATGTCGCTGACCGAGATGATATGGTCCCGGGGCGATTTGCCATAGTTTTTCGGGAACTTGAGCAGGATGTCGCGAAACTGTGCGAGGTGCTTTTGTCCGACACGGGTCGGGTTGTCGTGTCCAAGGAAGCGCTCGAACAGCTTGGCGAGTTGGATATGCTGTCTGAGTGTCTTGCTGTCCCATTCCCCGAGCGCAACCTTTGCTTCGCCGGCCGCCGTGACGATATCGATCAGGCTGCGATAGCTCTCATCCTCAATGTCGATCGTGCTGTCGAGATCATCGGCGTCGTAGCTGATATCCACCTCCGCGGTGTCTGGCGCAACGGAAATCGCCGAGGGCGGGGTAAGCGTCTTTGGTTTTTCAGCCACAGGCACGGGGGCGGGGATCGGTGGGGCAAGAGCAGGTGTGGCCGGCCGATTGGTTGCATCATCAGGAAACGATTGAGCGACCGGCCGTCGTGCCTCTTCCTGAAGGCCCGTCTGGAGGAGCAGGTCGTCGTCATGACGCATGCCAGTCCAGCGGCGATCGGCGTCGAGAAGGGCTGCAGCCATGCCGCGCAAGTAGAGCTGTTCAGCCTGCTGCACATTGACCCTTGTTTCGGGAATGCTGAACTCCGCCATCAGCCCCATGATACGGTTGCGATTTGGTGGCATGGCTCCACTGTCTCGCAGGGTCGTGATTGTCTGCGCAACAGCTGCAATCATTTGCTCGTCGAGGTCTGCGGCCAGCATTTCGTTGCGCTCGGTCTCGCCTACCGCGGCATCCATGCCTTGGGCGGCGAAGAGGCGGTATGCCCAGCCCGTCACCAGGTCCATGGTGCGCCCGCTTTGAGCACTGTCTCCATAAGCGAGTTCGGCCGCAGCCACACGGTCAAGCTTGGCGCTATGGGTGATAGCCACTTTGGTCAGGATACGTCGGGCGTCATCGGCAGAGATCATGGATTGGCTCATTCCGTGTAGTAGGTGCTCGCTGGCCCTCGTGACCTCGGCGGCGACCGAACGGGCAATGTTAAGCGACGTTGTCCGCAGGCTGACTTCAATCCTCGAACGGCAATCGGCCCGAAGCTGAACCGGCAGTCGCCGTCGCCACCAATAGACCGCTCCACGCCGAAACACATATTGCACATTACTCATGCCAACCTCCGTTTGGAGGTGACGGATTCTCCAGCTTTTCCGTCCGTTGGACACCAATGTAAGACACGCGTGGGGGACACCCGTGTAAGACAGTACTGTCCACCAGACGACAAAATCTATCCCCAGCTAACGAAAAAACGCTGGAAAATCAATCTTGTTCAGAGCTTGAAGAGGTCGATTGGCTGGGGAACCTGGATTCGAACCAGGACTAACAGAGTCAGAGTCTGCGGGTCTACCGTTAACCTATTCCCCAATAGGAGCGGACCGAGAAACCTCGACCAGCGCGGCGGCTTATACCCAATATTGAATGGCGATGCAAACGCTGATTGCCAAGTTTTTGTCATTCGTTGGCGAAGCCGTCTGAGCTGCGGCGGCCATCGCTGTCGAACGCCTTTACGCGCACGCGCGGTCGGTCTGCTCAAAAAAGGCTTTTGCGTTCTCTATCCGGCTTTGCTAATCTTTGCCCAACACAAATCGTGACGCGCGGTGCGGGCTCCATGCCCGCCGCGCACGACAGGACAGACCGTGAAAGACCTTCGGGACGGCGTAACGCCAAACGCGGGGGTATCGCTGGCAGATGACAGGTCGTCCGGACGCGCCACAGAGGCAGCGTCGGATGGCATGGAACAAGGACGCGGGAATTCCGCGACCTCGGGCTCGAACCCCGGCGTTTCGGCGCCGGCACGGGCAGCCGCCAGCGAATCCGCCGATAATTCCAGCCGCACCGAACCGGTCGGACGCCGAAGGCGTCGCCGTCGCAAATCCGCGCAGAAATCGGCCCAGAGTACGCCTCACCAAGGCAAGCGTGAAGGCACGGCAGAGGCTACGGCCGGGTCCGGTGCACAGTCACCTCCACCCACGCCCGGCACGTCTGCTGCCGGTGGCCGCGTTTCTGAAAAGAAGAAGGGCCGTCGCCGCCGTCGCAAATCGGGTCGGGCCATTCAGGGCCGCCCGCTGGCCACACAAAAAGCCACCGACCGGGCCGAGCGCCATGACGCGCAGTCGGGTTCCATGCAACTCCCTGGGCAGGCAGGGGATGCCCAGGCACACGGCCAGCCGTCTGATTCGGAGGCATCCGCGCCGCGCAGGCAGGCTGATGATCTCTATGCCGCGCTCGATCTGGGCACCAACAACTGCCGCCTGCTGATTGCGCAACCGACACGCCCGGGCCAGTTCCGCGTGGTTGACGCCTTTTCGCGCATCGTCAGGCTGGGCGAGGGACTCGACGCCACCGGTGCGCTGTCCAATGATGCCATGGAACGTGCTGTGGAGGCATTGAAGGTCTGCGCCAGCAAGCTGAAGAATCGCCCGGTACGGCGCCACCGGCTGATTGCCACCGAGGCCTGCCGTTCGGCGCGCAATGGCCAGGAATTTCTGGACCGGGTGCTGCGCGAAACTGGCCTGGAGCTCGAGATCGTCACCCGCGAGACCGAAGCGCGGCTGGCAGTTGCCGGCTGCTCGTCGCTGGTCGGCCGGGATACCGATGGTCTGGTACTGTTTGACATCGGCGGTGGTTCCTCGGAGATCGCAATGATCGATCTGACCGAAAACCGTTCCAACCGGCTCGCCAATCATATCAAGGCCTGGACCTCGTTGCCGGTCGGGGTGGTCACCCTGTCCGAACGACATGGCGGGTGCCTGGTCACGCCAGCGGTATTCGAGGCGATGGTCGCGGAAGTGGACGGGATGCTCGACGCTTTCACGCCGCCAACGTTGCCGGCGTTTTCCGGCCTCGATGTCAGCCGCATGCATCTGCTTGGCACCTCCGGAACGGTGACCACGTTGGCCGGCTTGCATCTCGACCTGCCGCGCTATGACCGCCGTCGGGTCGATGGGCTGTGGATGTCGAATGCCGAGGTCGACCTGATGCTCGACAAGCTGCTGTCGTGGGATTTCGCGGCACGTGCCGCCAATCCCTGCATTGGCGCCGACCGCGCAGATCTGGTACTAGCCGGTTGCGCCATTTTGCAATCGATCCGCAAACGCTGGCCTTCCGAGCGGATGCGGGTTGCCGATCGCGGGCTTCGCGAAGGCCTGCTCAATGAGATGATGGCTGCCGACGGCGCCTGGCGTGGCCGTGGCCGCAACAATCGCTACAGGCATCCGCGCTCCAATCAGGGAACAACATCATGACCCGTCCGCCCTCCGGCCCGACCGGCCGCAAACTCGGACAGAAGGTCAAGAAGGGCAAGCTCAAGTCCTCCTCCAGACGCTGGATCGAGCGACACCTCAATGACCCCTATGTGCAGCAGGCCAAGCAGGAAGGCTACCGTTCGCGCGCCGTCTACAAGCTTCTCGAAATCGACGCCAAGCACAAGATTCTCGACAACGCCAAGCGCATCATCGATCTCGGCGCCGCGCCGGGCGGCTGGTCTCAGATTTCGGCTCAGGTCACCGATTCCTCCGACGCGGATCCGAAAGTGGTCGCCATCGACTTTCTTGAAATGGACGGGCTTGCCGGGGTCAAGTTCCTGCAGATGGACTTCCTCGACGATCAGGCGCCCGAAGCCCTGATGGCGGCACTCGGCGGCGCGCCCGATGTGGTGCTGTCGGATATGGCCGCGCCCACCACCGGTCATCGTCGCACCGATCATCTCAGGACCATGCATCTGTGCGAGGTTGCGGCTCATTTCGCCATCGAGGTTCTTACCCCGGGCGGGCATTTTCTCGCCAAGACCTTTCAGGGGGGCGCCGAGAATGACCTGCTTGTCACGCTCAAGAAGAATTTTAAATCGGTCATTCACATCAAGCCGCCATCCTCGCGGGCGGAATCGGTGGAGATGTTCGTGCTCGCCAAGGGCTTCAAGGGTCGCCGTGTTGCGGCGCCCGACCACGGTTTTGATGATGTCGAATCGGTGACGGGTACTCCCAATGCCAAGGAGGCTGGTGGCGAAGACTAGGCGATTGTGCCTAGCTGCAAACACATTGTTCAATGGCAAATAACGCATCCGTGTCTTGCCCTGACGAGTGAATGCGCCAATTCTCTTCTGCGACAACCTTGGAGAGAGCCCATGACATTGACCAGACGCACGTTCATTCACACAGCGGCGGCCGTTTCCGGCGCTGTCCTGATCCTGCCCTACAGCGCCCGCGCTGCAACCGGGGACAGTGATATGTTTGCTACCGGTGCCGGCGACATCACTGTTCATCCGGTCGCGCATGCATCTTTCGTTCTCGAAACACCGCTTGGGGTGATCTATGGCGATCCGGTCGGCGATGCCGAACAATATGCCGATCTGCCTCGACCCGATCTGATCCTTATTACCCATGAACACGGCGACCACTTTAACGTCGACACGCTGAATGCGCTGCTCGGCGAAAGCACCGATCTGATCACCAATCCTGCCGTCCATGCCATGTTGCCCGAGGCGATGCAGGCCAAGGCGACACAGATCGGCAATGGCGATTCCACCGATTGGAAAGGGCTGAAAATCGACGCCATCGCCGCTTATAACACTACCGAGGAGCGCAAGAATTTCCATCCTGAGGGGCGCGACAACGGGTATGTTCTGAGCTTTGAAGGCTTCCGCATCTACATTTCTGGCGACACCGAGGATACGCCGGAAATGAAGGCGCTCGAAAACATCGATCTTGCTTTCCTGTGTATGAATCTGCCTTTTACGATGAACATCACCCAGGCAGCGGGCGCCGTCAGTGCCTTCAAGCCCAAGGTCGTCTATCCCTATCACTACCGGGGCCGTGATGGCGGAACTCAGGACCCTGCCGAATTCGCCAAGCTTGTCGGCGATGCGGCCGAGGTGAAAATGGGTGAGTGGTACAGCCCCGCCTGATTTGATTCTCTTCCGGCGCACTGGGGGCATGTTCCGCAGTGCGCCGGGCCTGCGTTTGCACCGGAGAGGGGGTCGACACTTCGTCGCAGCCTGAATTTTTCGGTTTGCTGTTTCGAATTGACCTTTCACAGCCTCCGCTTGCGTGGTACCTGCCACTGCCAACGCATAGACCTCCTGGGACGGTCTCCACACGGCGCTGTCCCCGACAATTTGGAACAGACAGGCGATGGCAAAAATCATACAGACGATCACCGGCGTTGAAGCGCTGACCTTTGACGACGTGTTGTTGCAACCCGCCCATTCCGAGGTCATGCCCGGCGAGGCCAAGATAGCCACCCGCATCGCCCGCGATTTCGATCTCAATCTGCCGATTATTTCGTCCGCCATGGATACCGTGACCGAAGCGCGGCTGGCGATCGCCATGGCCCAGGCCGGCGGCATCGGCGTCATTCACCGCAATCTGACGCCGGAAGAGCAGGCCGAGCAGGTGCGCCAGGTCAAGAAATTCGAAAGCGGCATGGTCATTAACCCGGTGACCATCGGTCCCGACGCGCCCCTGTCGGAGGCACTGGGCTTGATGAAGGCGCACGGCATTTCCGGCATTCCGGTGGTCGAGCACACCGGCAACGTCATCACCGGCCCGGGCCGGCTGGTCGGCATTCTGACCAACCGCGATGTCCGCTTTGCCACCGATCCCGATCAGAAGATCCATGAGTTGATGACCCATGAGAACCTGATCACGGTCAAGGAAAGCGTCGAACAGACCGAAGCCAAGCGGCTGCTGCACAGCCATCGTATCGAAAAGCTGGTTGTGGTGGACGGCGAGGGGCGCTGCGTCGGGCTGATTACCGTCAAGGATATCGAGAAGTCGCAGCTCAACCCGCATGCCTCCAAGGACGAGCAGGGCCGTTTGCGTGCCGCCGCCGCCACATCGGTCGGCGAGGATGGGTTTGAACGCGCCGAGCGTCTGATTGCCGCTGGTGTCGATTTGCTTGTCATCGATACCGCGCACGGTCATTCGCAACGGGTTCTCGATGCGGTCACCCGCGCCAAGAAACTGTCGAACTCGGTGCGCATCATGGCCGGCAATGTTGCCACCGCCGAGGGCACCAGGGCCTTGATTGATGCCGGCGCCGACGCCGTCAAGGTTGGCATTGGGCCTGGCTCGATCTGCACCACCCGCATTGTTGCCGGGGTAGGCGTTCCGCAGCTCAGTGCCATCATGAGCGCGGTTGAGGAAGCACAGAAGCACAATGTTCCGGTGATCGCCGATGGCGGCATCAAGTATTCCGGAGATCTGGCCAAGGCGATCGCTGCCGGCGCCTCGGCCTGCATGGTCGGTTCGCTGCTGGCAGGCACTGACGAAAGCCCGGGCGAGGTCTATCTGCACCAGGGTCGTTCGTTCAAGGCCTATCGCGGCATGGGCTCGGTCGGTGCGATGGCGCGCGGTTCGGCCGACCGCTATTTCCAGGCCGAGGTTCGCGACACGCTCAAGCTGGTTCCCGAAGGTATTGAAGGCCAGGTTCCCTACAAGGGGCCGGTCTCGGGCGTCCTGCACCAGTTGGCAGGCGGCCTGAAGGCAGCCATGGGCTATGTCGGCGCCGCCGATCTGAATAGTTTTCACGAGCGCGCCACTTTCGTGCGCATCTCCGGTGCCGGCTTGCGCGAAAGTCATACCCATGATGTGACCATCACCCGTGAAAGTCCCAATTACCCCGGCTCCATGTGATGAAACGGACCTGGCCGGGCTGGATACTGTGCGTGCTCACGGTCGCGTTGCTGGCCTATATGGCAACGGTTCAGGGTCCGGAGATCAGCGCCAGCATCGGCGGACTCTATCTGCCCGACGCTGTGCCGCTGGGGTATGGTACGGAGGCTGCTGCGGCGCTGCATCAGGCTTTTGTCAGCGAAGCTGCTAAGGCGCAGGCCACAGGTCTCCGCAGTGCGTCGGCAGCCTATGTGGCAATGCATGCCGGGTCGGATCTTCTGTTTCCACCGATGCTGGCGGCAAGCCTTGCATTTGCCGGGTTCGCTGCGCTCAATTCGCGCCGTAATCAGGCCGGCAGCCCGCTCTCGGCGCGGATCGGATTGGGTCTGGTTCTGGCCCTGGCGTTCGCCTATCTCGGCTGCGATTATGTCGAGAATGCCGTGGCTGATGCAATGTTCGGCCTACCGTCGCTAAGCCGTGCGTTCAACGCCCAGTTGGTGCCTGTGTTGCGGGGGCTGACGGCGGCAAAGTTCCTTACCGGCGCCCTTGCTCTGATGCTGATTGTTGCATTGTGGATCGGTCGCTGGCGCGCCGGGCGCAAGCCGGCCGGCGAGACTGTCTGAAAGCGCGTTACAGATAAAGCGGGGCAAACCCCGACTGCAAAGAATCCTTGGCCGTGCGGGTCATGTGTTCCGCATAGCCCGGATGCAGGCGGTTCTCCTGCCCGGATGCGGCATCGGAATCGGATTCATCCGGCTCGCTGGTGTCAGCAGGTGTTTCGTCCCTGGCAGCCGCGGCGGCGGATTGCTCGGCGGCAGGTATTGGCACCGCTTCTTGCTGCTTGGTCTCGTCAGCGCTCTCGATGTCGGAACTGACCTTCGTCAAGGTTTCGAACGCCTTGGCAGTGTCGATATCGGCTTCATCCTCCGCCTTGGTTTCCGCGTCGATTTCGTCATAGGGCTTCTTATCGGCGATATCCTGCTTGGTTTCCGCAACCGAACGCAGTCCCTTGATGGCGTCTTCCAGCCGTTGCGAGACTTTGGAGCCGTGCTGACCTGCGAGCGCTTCAGAGATGACGTCGCGGACTTTCTGATTTTTCGACCCTTCGGGATCAAGGAACGACTTGACCAGATCGGCCACGGTCATTCCCTTCAGGTCAAAGCCGATCATCTGCTCGAGATAGTTCTCAAGCTTTTTGCTCCGCGACAGTTCGTCGAGGTTGAAATTGAGCGAGATCTTCAGCGCCAGCCCCCGGGCGCTGTCGCCAGTATTATTAAAACCGCCCAGCGCAGCGCCCAGACTTTCCCTCTTGCCCTGATCCATTGACGCCAGATGCCGGGACAGTTCCGTAGTGGTATCGGGCGCTTCGCCTGCTGCTGCGGCGTCGTCCTGCGCTGAAATCTGCTTGTTCAGATAGGTGGCCAGATAGCCAAAAAGCTTGACCTGAACTTCGGTCACACTCATGTGGTCGCCAAAATAATAGTCGTTGAGCTTTTCGGTTGTCTGTGGCGAATTGGCGGACGCAACCCGGACGTTGGGGATCAGGTTGCTGTCGGTCTCGCGGGCACTTTGCTGTGCGTCAGCCTGCTGGCTGACGATCGACTGCATGATTGAAAGTGCTGGGCTTAGAGCCGAGTT
This DNA window, taken from Hoeflea algicola, encodes the following:
- the guaB gene encoding IMP dehydrogenase; this encodes MAKIIQTITGVEALTFDDVLLQPAHSEVMPGEAKIATRIARDFDLNLPIISSAMDTVTEARLAIAMAQAGGIGVIHRNLTPEEQAEQVRQVKKFESGMVINPVTIGPDAPLSEALGLMKAHGISGIPVVEHTGNVITGPGRLVGILTNRDVRFATDPDQKIHELMTHENLITVKESVEQTEAKRLLHSHRIEKLVVVDGEGRCVGLITVKDIEKSQLNPHASKDEQGRLRAAAATSVGEDGFERAERLIAAGVDLLVIDTAHGHSQRVLDAVTRAKKLSNSVRIMAGNVATAEGTRALIDAGADAVKVGIGPGSICTTRIVAGVGVPQLSAIMSAVEEAQKHNVPVIADGGIKYSGDLAKAIAAGASACMVGSLLAGTDESPGEVYLHQGRSFKAYRGMGSVGAMARGSADRYFQAEVRDTLKLVPEGIEGQVPYKGPVSGVLHQLAGGLKAAMGYVGAADLNSFHERATFVRISGAGLRESHTHDVTITRESPNYPGSM
- a CDS encoding RlmE family RNA methyltransferase, which encodes MTRPPSGPTGRKLGQKVKKGKLKSSSRRWIERHLNDPYVQQAKQEGYRSRAVYKLLEIDAKHKILDNAKRIIDLGAAPGGWSQISAQVTDSSDADPKVVAIDFLEMDGLAGVKFLQMDFLDDQAPEALMAALGGAPDVVLSDMAAPTTGHRRTDHLRTMHLCEVAAHFAIEVLTPGGHFLAKTFQGGAENDLLVTLKKNFKSVIHIKPPSSRAESVEMFVLAKGFKGRRVAAPDHGFDDVESVTGTPNAKEAGGED
- a CDS encoding exopolyphosphatase encodes the protein MKDLRDGVTPNAGVSLADDRSSGRATEAASDGMEQGRGNSATSGSNPGVSAPARAAASESADNSSRTEPVGRRRRRRRKSAQKSAQSTPHQGKREGTAEATAGSGAQSPPPTPGTSAAGGRVSEKKKGRRRRRKSGRAIQGRPLATQKATDRAERHDAQSGSMQLPGQAGDAQAHGQPSDSEASAPRRQADDLYAALDLGTNNCRLLIAQPTRPGQFRVVDAFSRIVRLGEGLDATGALSNDAMERAVEALKVCASKLKNRPVRRHRLIATEACRSARNGQEFLDRVLRETGLELEIVTRETEARLAVAGCSSLVGRDTDGLVLFDIGGGSSEIAMIDLTENRSNRLANHIKAWTSLPVGVVTLSERHGGCLVTPAVFEAMVAEVDGMLDAFTPPTLPAFSGLDVSRMHLLGTSGTVTTLAGLHLDLPRYDRRRVDGLWMSNAEVDLMLDKLLSWDFAARAANPCIGADRADLVLAGCAILQSIRKRWPSERMRVADRGLREGLLNEMMAADGAWRGRGRNNRYRHPRSNQGTTS
- a CDS encoding MBL fold metallo-hydrolase, producing the protein MTLTRRTFIHTAAAVSGAVLILPYSARAATGDSDMFATGAGDITVHPVAHASFVLETPLGVIYGDPVGDAEQYADLPRPDLILITHEHGDHFNVDTLNALLGESTDLITNPAVHAMLPEAMQAKATQIGNGDSTDWKGLKIDAIAAYNTTEERKNFHPEGRDNGYVLSFEGFRIYISGDTEDTPEMKALENIDLAFLCMNLPFTMNITQAAGAVSAFKPKVVYPYHYRGRDGGTQDPAEFAKLVGDAAEVKMGEWYSPA
- a CDS encoding site-specific integrase, whose protein sequence is MSNVQYVFRRGAVYWWRRRLPVQLRADCRSRIEVSLRTTSLNIARSVAAEVTRASEHLLHGMSQSMISADDARRILTKVAITHSAKLDRVAAAELAYGDSAQSGRTMDLVTGWAYRLFAAQGMDAAVGETERNEMLAADLDEQMIAAVAQTITTLRDSGAMPPNRNRIMGLMAEFSIPETRVNVQQAEQLYLRGMAAALLDADRRWTGMRHDDDLLLQTGLQEEARRPVAQSFPDDATNRPATPALAPPIPAPVPVAEKPKTLTPPSAISVAPDTAEVDISYDADDLDSTIDIEDESYRSLIDIVTAAGEAKVALGEWDSKTLRQHIQLAKLFERFLGHDNPTRVGQKHLAQFRDILLKFPKNYGKSPRDHIISVSDIIARAEKLPKDQVGLTRSTINRHMNNMANIAGMCEAYGYSWESYDGISKLRAKARGNSESERPPFTTGDLQALFRLPIWTGTTLDENDDYNDAVIVHDARYWVPLIAAYHGARREEICGLQLDDITEFEGIWGIKLTPTDVRGLKTPASNRHVPLHPELIRLGILDYVQAIRRAKHTLLFPELLAVAESTPMGDVFHDDWRKMKEAALPKAKEERKVFHSFRHWCNNEMKQAGVGSEIRKDILGHVNKDVNEGTYTEVAHLRLMQAALGKLPTPTSELKASPIRLRPEVMSHQPRRTRKSKKQPTGLGQ